Sequence from the Dehalococcoidia bacterium genome:
TGCAGATGCACTTCCCCGTCTGGGTGCTTGTGCGGAGTGATCCCTTTAATAACATGCCATTCTGGCTTTTTCTCATCCGTAACCTTCCAGCCTTCGTCTTCCAGCTTCGCTATTTTTACTACTACATCAGCATTTTCAAGAAAATCCCCATTCATTGAAACTAACCCAAATGGAACACGGTTTTTCCCTGGGATAAATTCAGAAGCGGCTAAAATCCCGCTGTATCGCAAATTATCTTCTATTGCAGAAGCACAGGAGCATAAAATTACTGAGAACAGTAGAATTAACACTAATAATTTCATAAATACATTAATTCTCTTGTGTATAAAGTGGTGGGCGGTAGAGGACTCGAACCTCTGGCCTCCGCGATGTCAACGCGACGCTCTAACCAACTGAGCTAACCGCCCTCATGGGGATATCTATTGTACACAGACTTTATGTGCAAGGTAATCTTTCAACAATCACCTAGGAAAAGCTTCCGATATTAGTGAACAATATGCCAAGATATATAACTCAGAAAATCGGATTAGCCTTATTCTCCATAGGTTTAATTGTTACGGTTCTAACGGCAACCTATGCACTTTACTTATACCTCTCTTCTCCTGCAGATGATGAAATTATAATTACTACATCATCTGCATACGATTCACTGTCACCAAGCCAGAGTGGAAACAATAGTCTCTACCCAGGTAACCAACTACCTGTAAGGCAATGGTCAGATCCAAGAGGAACATTCCCTCTTAATCAATTATCCGGCGGCCCCTTCGTACCTTTAAGCAGTATTAAACAGCCAATTATTCATGGGCTCCAGGGTAGGGCATTGGAAATTCAAATCCCTCAATTAAATCTTCAAGCAAGTATCGTTGAACTTGCATTGTCCAACCTAGGGTCAAGCCTTGAGTATGAAACTCCAAAATTTACTGTAGGCCATATACCCGCTACACCTAACCCTGGTTCTAAGGGAAGCGGTTGGTACTTTGGTCATCTAGATAATCCAGTGGGTGGCGAGGGCAATGTTTTTTCGCAATTACCTAAAATTGCAGAATTACTACGTACAGGTGATGAGGTTCATATATTGCTAAGTACTGAAAACGATGAATACCTCTACTCCGCCTACAAAACAGACTTACTACCAGAAAATGAATTAAAGATAACCAATTCTCTACGTTCCGAAGTAGTTCTTGTTACGTGTTTCCCTCGCTTAACTTATGAAAAGCGATTCTTAGTTCACGCTGAATTGATTGGAGTACGTTCTAAAACTTAGTACTTTTGGAGTTGGATCTTGGGTATGTATGCCGTAAAATTATCGCGTATCCGGTAATTCCTATATGCAATCTTCTAGAATCATTTTCCCCAAAATAGCATATGTAATGTTGATACTTATGAGCTCAGCATTACTAGGCTGCAGTGACGCACAGACCGATGAAGCGCCGAGTAGTACTGCATCTATTTTTGACACCTCAATTTCACCTTCATTGCCTATAGAATCACTCAACTCAGGACGAACTTTTTCCCTTCTGAAAGCAGACTGGAAACTTGATCCTATGAGACTGAATCGGCTTGTGAAGGCTGCTCGGCTTGAAGGAGGAATCTATTGGTCCGGTTACAATCAAGTGCAAATTGACGCTTGGTGCGCAGCATTTACTAATGAATTCGATGTCCCTTGTTCAGGCAGAGGGGTAAGCGCGAGGCAAATTATTACATCGCTGGCAGCGGAGAGTGACGCAAAACAGCCAAAAACAGATGTTGCCTATCTCTCAATGTCGCAAATGGCTCAGTATTTTGACAAAGGTCTAGCCTCTACTACAGATTGGGAGTCTTTAGGTATTAATCAAAGTAAAATTTGGTCTGATGGTGAACGCGGAAATGCAGTTGGCGTAATTCTGAGCCAGTACACGCATTTTGCTAATACCAATTACATCCAAGAAATGCCTGCTACCATATTTGATTGGGCAGACCCCCAATACAAAGGCCTCATTTGTGCACCAGATTTCCTACTTCGAGCGGGCAATGGTTTCCTAGGCCTACTTTATGATCCAGAGGTAATGATTCAATTACACCGACACCTAATTGACGAAAATGACATGCTCGTGACTAATGATTGCGATGCCCTCCTCGTATCGGGTGAACGACCGCTTACCTACATGGGGTATGGGTTACCCTATAATTTGCTTGATACCGGCTACATTGAGCCTTTCTGGAATCCCGGCTTAGGAGCTAATCTTTTTAGCCACGCAATTGCCGCAGACGCTCCTCACCCTAACGCCGCAAAACTATTCACTGCGTGGTCATCCTCTCAGCGTGCGGCAGATATATCTTGGCAATCCATTCGGCAGGGATGGCCAGCATATGGAACTCTCCACGAAGTAGCTCCTCATTTTGACTATGACAAAATGGTATTTGAAAGCACTGATACCTATCGCCTCCGCAGCGAACGAACTCGCTATTTCCAAGAGAAGCTATTTGAAGGTAAACGCTAGGCGCTACGCAAGTCGTATAATTATGTAATAGTGAGAATTACGCTCCATAAACATGCTTCTTCAGCGTGGCATAGATATCATCATGTCATTTATCCAGTTTCTGCATTATTAGGGATACTCTTATTCGTTGGACCACCTTTAGTATTTACATTTTTTAGTGCATTTCAAGTTCCGCCGGAGTCGCAACTTTTTATTTCCGATTCTTCGTGGGGGATTACAAACTTTACGAATCTTTATGCAGAGGGTGCTTTGCATAAAACTTTACTCGATACTGCAATTTTCGCAGGGGCCTCAACATTACTTGCGACCATAATTTCAATAATTTTTGCATGGTTAGTGGAACGCACTGATCTACGTTTTAAGAACATCGTTGTGGTTGGAATAATAATTCCTATTCTTGTACCACCAGTAATAACAACTATCGGATGGATTCTGCTTTTAGGTGAGCGTACGGGAATGATTAATTCATTGATCCGCACTGTACTGCCTTTCTTACAAAGTGGCCCCATAGATATTTTCTCTATGTTTGGCATGATTCTAGCCCAGGGCTTATCGTTAGTTCCGCTACTTTTTATCTTTTTCATTGCAGCTCTTAGAGGGTTTGACAACGTATTAGAAGAAGCTGCACAAGCATCTGGGGCCAATACTCGCAGGATTTTATTCTCTATCACGCTTCCTTTACTGAGACCTCATCTACTTGCAGGTGCCTTGATTGCACTTATCTTTTCAATTGAAGCCTTTGAGGTACCACTATTCCTTGCATTGGGAGCCGATGCGAATATTCTAGCGAGTAGAGTTTTCTTCGCGTTAAATGACGCTGCAGGAAACGCTCCAGAATACGGAACAGTAAGTGCTCTTGGGCTTCATTTTCTATTAATTACTTCAATTCTGTTTTATTTATATGCTCAGCTTGTAAGGAAATCATACTCGTACCGAATGATTCCTATGAGGAAATCTTCTTTGATTCGACTAGGTAAATGGCAATTACCAGCAATCGCAATTATTACACTTTTCTTCTTCGTCACAGTTCTTCTGCCCTTTGCGGTACTGATTTGGACCAGTCTTCATGATCATTACATCCAGCCATCTTTCAGCTCATTAAATCTAATTTCTCTTGATCAGTATAGGAATTTACTTGAAGATTCTCGCTTCTTACCTGCACTGACCAATACAATGATCGTCGTAACTGTAGCGCCTACACTTGCAGTATTTATTGCCGTGATCACAGCATGGTCAACGCAGCGCAATCTTGCTACAGCAAAGCTTGCAAAATTACTGGACCTACTAGCTTCATCATCAATTGCGATACCTGGTGTTATTGCAGCAAACGGGTTATTGCTATTTTATTTGCGCCTAAATAGTTTATTGCCTTTATGGGTACCGCTTTGGGGGACTCTGGTAGTACTAATATTTGCTTACACATACAGAATTTCAATAGCTTACAGAATCCAGAAAGCAGGCTTTGCGCAATTAGACACAAGATTAGATGAAGCTGCTGCTACAAGTGGTGCTGGGTTATGGGCTACCTTGAGATTTATCACATTGCCTCTCTTAAAGTCTAACTGGGCAGGTGCTTGGGTATTACTTTCGCTTTACTCGCTAAAAGAACTGACTCTGCCCCTGATAATACATAGTGGCGGCCCTCCTGATTTAATTAGCACATTAATCTGGAAGCTTTGGGGCTACGATACAGGGCAAGCCGCAGCTCTTGCAGTGATATCAATTTTCTTTACTGCAGTGTTTCTTTTAGGCATTTGGAAGCTAATTTGGAAGAAATCACGCTAGAATAGGCCGCTTTCTCTTGGCTATCGCCCTCGATTGCGATAGCATCCATAATTGCTGCAAACTATGGAGAAGGTGCACTCTAATGACGACAACACCAGTAAAACAGTCAATTACTGTAACAATAAATGGAAAAGCGTATACCAAAGAGATTCCAACTTACAGAACTTTGGTTGATTTCATCAGATACGATGTGGGGCTTACAGGAACAAAAGAAGCCTGTAGTGTGGGTGTCTGTGGCGCCTGCACAATTGAAATGGATGGCAATATTACCGCCTCATGCATAACTCTCGCGGTTAAGGCAGATGGTGCCAATATAACTACCATAGAAGGCGTTGCCGATGGCGAAAAGCTCCATCCTATTCAGGAAGCATTTATCAATCATGGTGGCTTCCAGTGCGGTGCATGTACGCCAGGCCAAATAATGGCAGCAAAAGCCCTTTTGGAGCACAATCCTCAC
This genomic interval carries:
- a CDS encoding (2Fe-2S)-binding protein, which produces MTTTPVKQSITVTINGKAYTKEIPTYRTLVDFIRYDVGLTGTKEACSVGVCGACTIEMDGNITASCITLAVKADGANITTIEGVADGEKLHPIQEAFINHGGFQCGACTPGQIMAAKALLEHNPHPSEPEIKEWMMGNLCRCTGYYQIIESIQAAAEAN
- a CDS encoding sortase, encoding MPRYITQKIGLALFSIGLIVTVLTATYALYLYLSSPADDEIIITTSSAYDSLSPSQSGNNSLYPGNQLPVRQWSDPRGTFPLNQLSGGPFVPLSSIKQPIIHGLQGRALEIQIPQLNLQASIVELALSNLGSSLEYETPKFTVGHIPATPNPGSKGSGWYFGHLDNPVGGEGNVFSQLPKIAELLRTGDEVHILLSTENDEYLYSAYKTDLLPENELKITNSLRSEVVLVTCFPRLTYEKRFLVHAELIGVRSKT
- a CDS encoding ABC transporter permease subunit; its protein translation is MHKTLLDTAIFAGASTLLATIISIIFAWLVERTDLRFKNIVVVGIIIPILVPPVITTIGWILLLGERTGMINSLIRTVLPFLQSGPIDIFSMFGMILAQGLSLVPLLFIFFIAALRGFDNVLEEAAQASGANTRRILFSITLPLLRPHLLAGALIALIFSIEAFEVPLFLALGADANILASRVFFALNDAAGNAPEYGTVSALGLHFLLITSILFYLYAQLVRKSYSYRMIPMRKSSLIRLGKWQLPAIAIITLFFFVTVLLPFAVLIWTSLHDHYIQPSFSSLNLISLDQYRNLLEDSRFLPALTNTMIVVTVAPTLAVFIAVITAWSTQRNLATAKLAKLLDLLASSSIAIPGVIAANGLLLFYLRLNSLLPLWVPLWGTLVVLIFAYTYRISIAYRIQKAGFAQLDTRLDEAAATSGAGLWATLRFITLPLLKSNWAGAWVLLSLYSLKELTLPLIIHSGGPPDLISTLIWKLWGYDTGQAAALAVISIFFTAVFLLGIWKLIWKKSR